DNA sequence from the Verrucomicrobiia bacterium genome:
GCGACACGTTCTTGAACTCCTGGAAATCCATGGTGAAAATCTTCAGCCCGACGCCCAGACGGTTCGCCTCGAGTCCGAGCGGGTTGTGGATGTCGGCCATGTCGTTGACTAGGAAGCTTTCGGGAAACACCTGCAGCACGAATTCTGTCAGCGGCAGCGTGGCCACGCTGCGCGTCTGCTCAACGATGGATTTCACCTCGTGCGTGGTGATGGAGCGCGGCGTTTCATAATACTGGGAGCTGGCGAAATGGTGCCCGTGGAGCTTGGAATTACCCAGGACCACGTAGGCTGTGACTTCCCGGTTGCCCCGCTGCGGCAGGAGCTGGTTGACGAAGATGTCCAGCGTACTGACGGCCGCTTCCATGTTCACGACAAAACCGTTTTCGAAACCTTCCGGCTGAAAAATCTCCTGGTACGAAAGGATGCGGGGGCCGTCTTTCAGGATCTGGCCCGCGAAAGCAGAAACCTTGTGCGTTCCCACGTAAAAAACGATTTCGACGTTTCCGATGCCCTTGATTTCCATAGTTTATTTTTTCCTTTTTACGATCACGTTGTCGAATTGCAGGTCAATATACTCGATATTCTGGCGTTCGTCACCTTCAAGCAGGTACATCATCTTTTCAAGCGTTACCAGGCGCGTCGCCGGATGACGGCCGAGGCGGATGTCCGGGCCGGGCCCGAGTGTGATCGTGACATTGCCCTGCGCGTCGAGGCTGAGCCGCGTGAGAGTTTCGCGCTTCGAGACCGGGTGGTCCCAAAAGGCAGCGAGAAAATTCGCGGCTTCGATATAACCTTTGCTTTTGACCTGCAGGCCGATGCGCGGCTGCTTGATGTCGAGCCCGTAGGCTTCGATGAGCGGCAGCGACGCGTTCTTTTCGTCAGCCACGTCGAGGATCATGCCGTCGCTCGAGATGAGTCCGTACTTGCCCGACGGCGAAAAACGGATGAAGGCCAGCTGCGTGCGGCTCTGGATGCCAATTTTCAGGCCCCAGGGAAGTCGCCGCCCCACCTGGGCGCTCTGGATCATGGGATTTTTTTCCAGGTCGCGCGCGACCTGCTTCAAGTCCACCTTGAGGATGTTCTTGCCCATGAGCCGGGATTCCAGGTCCTGCCGGCGTTCCGGCGAAAGCGCGGTCACGGGACTGACTTCGATTTCCCGGATGGACAGATGCGCATCCGCGTAAAGCGCCTGCCGCACGCCGAAGAAGAGCCCCGTAAAAAGCGCCATCACCAGGATCGTGGGAAGCGCCTTTGCCAGAAATCCGGCCGCGGCCTTGAAGACCACGGCGACTCCCGAGAACATGTTTTTTTTGCGTGTCGTTTTCCGTTTTCTTTTCATGACTTTTTCTTTCCGTTGCGCGGCCCGCGCTTTTGAGCCCGCTCGTACGCCCAGCGCACGAGTCTCGAGCAGAGTTCTTCAAAGGAGATGCCCGCCTGGCGCGCGGCTTTGGGCAAAAGGCTCAAGGCCGTGAATCCGGGAATGGCATTGGCCTCGAGCACGTAAGGTTTGCCGTTTTTGTCCACCATGATGTCGATCCTCGAAAAGTCCCGCAATTGGAGGGCGCGGTGCACCGCGAGCCCCACGCGCTGCAGCTTTTTCGCGAGTTTCGCCGGGATCGGCGCCGGCACCAGGTATTCGGTCATGCCCTTGGTGTATTTGGACTTGTAATCGTAAAAATCGCTCTTGGGGCGCAATTCGATGACGGGGAGCGCCTTGCCGCCGAAGATGCCGACCGTAAATTCGCGTCCTTGAATCCTTTTTTCGGCAAGAAGCTGCTTATACTTGCGTACGGCTTTCGCTATTTTGGGGATTTCTTTAGAAAAATCTTCGACTTTGAGGATCCCGATGCTGGATCCATCCCGCGGCGGCTTGAGGAAAAAGGGCGTTGGGAAACTTCCGAGCTTGGTTTTCCAGTCACGGTCCGTTACCACGCAGTAGTCCGGCGTGGGAATGCCTTTTTTCTGAAAAATCCTTTTGGAGAGAATTTTATCGTAGGAAAGCCGGCAGCCGAGAGGATCGGAGCCGGTATAGGAAAGCCCGTGGCGATCCATCCAGGTTTGAAGGGTGCCATCTTCCCCGCCCTCGCCGTGCAAGGCGATGAAAGCGACGTCCATGGGAGTCGCGAGGATCTTTTTCCTGTCCGTGCGGCCCGGATCCAGCCTTTTGACGCGGAAACCCGCGTTGACGAGAGCCTGGCAGACCGCGCGGCCCGAACGAAGGGAAATCTTCCGTTCGGGGGAATTTCCCCCGAGAAACACGCCCACCTTAGGGCTTGGCAATGATGCGGACCTCGGGTTCGAGCCAGATGCCTTTGGCATGAAAGACCTTTTCTTGGACAAGTGCGATGAGCTGGACAAGTTCGGAGCATTTCCCCTGTCCGACGTTGACAAAATAATTACCGTGTTTTTCCGAAACCATGATGCCGCCGATGCGCGTGCCTTTGAGGCCTAGTTCCTGAATGAGAGCGCCGGCCGCAGGAGCGGGAGCCGGAGGGTTCTTGAAGATGGAGCCCGAGCTCGGGTAGCGCATGTCCTGCTTCGTATTGCGGTATTGGAAGCAGGCGCGGATTTCCTGGTCGATGGTTTCTTTGGGGCGGTGCCAGAGCCGCAGCCGGGCGTCGGTCACGATGCCTTCCGGCAGGCTCGAATGGCGGTACGTGAACTTCACGTCCCCCTTGGCGAAGACTTTCTTCTCGCCTTCGTAAGTCATGAGCGTCACTTCTTCGATGAGGTCGCCGATCTCATTCTTTTGCCCGGCATGGCGGCTGAAGCCCGCATTCATGATGACCGCGCCGCCGATCGTCCCGGGAATGTTGGCCAGGAATTCCATGCCGCCGAGACCCTTGTCGCGGCAGGCCAGCACGAAGCGGTAGAGAAAAACGCCGCCCGAGGCCTTGACCGTGGATTTTTCGAGATCGAAGACCATGCGCTCTTTCTGGAATTGAAGGAGCGTGATGACCAGGCCTGGATAACCCGTGTCGGGAAAGACCATGTTCGAGCCTTTACCGAGAACCATGAAGGGGACTTTTTCCTGGCGGGCGTATTCTAAAACCGCGGCGAGTTCCTGCTCGTTGGCCGGCTCGGCAAAAAGCTCTGCCGGGCCGCCGACCTGCATGGTGGTGTACTGGGAAAGAAGGACGTTACGCCGTAGCGAAATTTTTGAGCCGGCACGCAAATTCATCCGCAACCTCTCCGATATTTCCCGCGCCAACAAACGCAACCACGCCCTGGAGATTGGCCAGGGTCTGGAGATGGGCAATGATCCGCTCGCGCGGAACGATCTGCGCCTCGGGATGGCCCAATCCGAGAAGTTGTTCCTGGATCAGGCGCGCGTGGACATTTCCCGGGTTCTGTTCCCCTGCCGAGTAAATGTCGGTCAAGATGACCTGGTCCGCTTCCGCCAGCGCAAGCGCGAAATCCTTGAAGAAATACGCGGTGCGCGTGTACCGGTGCGGCTGAAACACGATCGTGACTTTTTTCCCCATCGCGCGGAGCGCCCGGATCGACGCCCGGACTTCCGTGGGATGATGCGCGTAATCGTCGATCACCATGACCTGGTGGTATTCGCCTTTGGATTCCAGCCTGCGCTTGGCCCCTCGGAAACCGCTGAGGGCGCGGCAAATCTCTTCAAGATCATAGCCCATCTGGCTCAAAAGGGCCAGCGTGCAAAGTGCGTTCGCGATGTTGTGCCGTCCCGGGATGCCCAGCTTCACGCGGGCCACGAAAAACCCGGCTTCCAGCAGGTCGAACTCCGACCCAAAGTTGTTCATGATGATACTGTCCGCGGAAAAATCAAAAGACGGCGAAAAGCCGACGCTCACCGAAGGCTTGCCACTGTTCTTGACGATCTCGGCCAGGAGCGCGTCTTCGGCCGAGTATACGATCAGACCGGGATTCTTGACGTTGCCGGCAAAGCGCTCGAACGAACCCTTGAGGTCCGCGAGGTCTTTGTAATTTTCGATGTGGTCCTGCTCCAGGTTCGTGAGCACGGCATAGCTGAGCGCGTAAAATTCATGGCTGCGGTCGCTCTCGTCGATCTCCGCGACCCAGAGGTCGTCGCGGCCGAGAATCGCGTTCGTTCCCCAGTTGAGCACGTCCCCGCCCACGAGGCACGTGGGCTTCTGGCCGAGTTCGGAAAGCACGAAAGACGTCATGGAAGTCGTGGTGGTCTTGCCGTGAGTCCCGGCAATGCCGACCGAGGTCGGCGCGAAATTAAGGAGCGTGGCCAGGATTTCCGCGCGGTGATGGACCTTGATGCCCAGGCGTTTGGCCGTGATCATCTCGGGATCGCTGGCGGAAATGGCGCTGGAATAGATGACAAGGTCC
Encoded proteins:
- a CDS encoding FtsQ-type POTRA domain-containing protein; protein product: MKRKRKTTRKKNMFSGVAVVFKAAAGFLAKALPTILVMALFTGLFFGVRQALYADAHLSIREIEVSPVTALSPERRQDLESRLMGKNILKVDLKQVARDLEKNPMIQSAQVGRRLPWGLKIGIQSRTQLAFIRFSPSGKYGLISSDGMILDVADEKNASLPLIEAYGLDIKQPRIGLQVKSKGYIEAANFLAAFWDHPVSKRETLTRLSLDAQGNVTITLGPGPDIRLGRHPATRLVTLEKMMYLLEGDERQNIEYIDLQFDNVIVKRKK
- a CDS encoding D-alanine--D-alanine ligase, with product MFLGGNSPERKISLRSGRAVCQALVNAGFRVKRLDPGRTDRKKILATPMDVAFIALHGEGGEDGTLQTWMDRHGLSYTGSDPLGCRLSYDKILSKRIFQKKGIPTPDYCVVTDRDWKTKLGSFPTPFFLKPPRDGSSIGILKVEDFSKEIPKIAKAVRKYKQLLAEKRIQGREFTVGIFGGKALPVIELRPKSDFYDYKSKYTKGMTEYLVPAPIPAKLAKKLQRVGLAVHRALQLRDFSRIDIMVDKNGKPYVLEANAIPGFTALSLLPKAARQAGISFEELCSRLVRWAYERAQKRGPRNGKKKS
- the murB gene encoding UDP-N-acetylmuramate dehydrogenase; this translates as MNLRAGSKISLRRNVLLSQYTTMQVGGPAELFAEPANEQELAAVLEYARQEKVPFMVLGKGSNMVFPDTGYPGLVITLLQFQKERMVFDLEKSTVKASGGVFLYRFVLACRDKGLGGMEFLANIPGTIGGAVIMNAGFSRHAGQKNEIGDLIEEVTLMTYEGEKKVFAKGDVKFTYRHSSLPEGIVTDARLRLWHRPKETIDQEIRACFQYRNTKQDMRYPSSGSIFKNPPAPAPAAGALIQELGLKGTRIGGIMVSEKHGNYFVNVGQGKCSELVQLIALVQEKVFHAKGIWLEPEVRIIAKP
- the murC gene encoding UDP-N-acetylmuramate--L-alanine ligase → MSVISTNLIGNAKRIYLIGIGGVGMSGLARILKRQGYEVAGFDSKESATTHSLREHGIQVWTDKSKSSIADADLVIYSSAISASDPEMITAKRLGIKVHHRAEILATLLNFAPTSVGIAGTHGKTTTTSMTSFVLSELGQKPTCLVGGDVLNWGTNAILGRDDLWVAEIDESDRSHEFYALSYAVLTNLEQDHIENYKDLADLKGSFERFAGNVKNPGLIVYSAEDALLAEIVKNSGKPSVSVGFSPSFDFSADSIIMNNFGSEFDLLEAGFFVARVKLGIPGRHNIANALCTLALLSQMGYDLEEICRALSGFRGAKRRLESKGEYHQVMVIDDYAHHPTEVRASIRALRAMGKKVTIVFQPHRYTRTAYFFKDFALALAEADQVILTDIYSAGEQNPGNVHARLIQEQLLGLGHPEAQIVPRERIIAHLQTLANLQGVVAFVGAGNIGEVADEFACRLKNFATA